The DNA region CAAGTGCCGCGTAGCGGGGGCAGCTCCGGGCGCTATCGGCGGATGCGGCGGAAGACGGTCGTGAGGATGAGGACGGTGAGCGCCAACAGGATCCCGGCCTCGACGAGTTGGATCGGCACGAGGTGGGCGGAGGGGTGGTACTGGAGCCAGCTTCCGGTGGCCGCGTCGCACCGGTGCGTGCCGATGCAGGCGTAGGAACTGATGTGGCTGCCGTCGGGCATGATGGCTTCGCGGTTGGTCAACCAGGCGTTGGTGGGTTGCGCGGCGTCCGACGGGGCCGCCTCGTCGACAGTGGGGTAGAAGGACGGGCGGGCCCAGCGGATCAGCCCGTGGGTGATCGCGACCAGTGCGCCGGTGAGGAACATCGCCGGCAGGGTCCGGCGGGTCAACTGGCCGACGAGGACGCCCAGGGCCAGCGCGAACAGGGACCAGGCGACCGGCGCCACCCCGAGGGCCGGGTAGGTGAAGGACTGGAACGGCGGATCGAAGGCGACCGGCCCGTGCACGATGTCCGTCCACCACACCCAGCTCATCAGCGCGGCGAGCACCCCGGTGGCGGCCAGAACGGCGAGCCCGGGCACGGCGAGGCGGGCGGCCAGCCAGCGCACGGGGCTGACGGACTGCGCGCGGATCAGGCGGATCGTGCCGCGCTCGTGCTCCTGGGCCAGCAGCGGCGCGCCGATGAACACGCCGATCAGCAGCGGGACCGCGGTGACCGCGGGTTGGAGTACGGAGACGTACCAGAAGTTGGGCCGGTTGATCGGGGCGAGGAGCGTCCAGCACTGGGGGCTGTCCCAGCTCGCGGGGCTGTAGCAGCCCGTCCGGCGCAGCACGCCCACGGTGTGGTGGCAGACGGCGTGGATCCAGATCAGGTCGGCCGCCACCAGGATCAGCAGCGCGGCCAGCGTTCGGAGCAGCGCCCGGTTCTGGCGGAGCGACAGCCAGAGCAGCCCGCGCAGCCGGGGGGTGGCGGAGCGTTCCGGGCTCATCGGCCTGGGGGCGGGCTTCGCCTGGTCGGTCAGGACGTTGGTGCTCATGCCGCCTTCTCGTCGTTGGCCGGGGTGGTGCTCGGGCGGGTGCTGCTCGCTCGGGTGGTGTCCTGCTGGGTGTCGTCCGGTTGGGGATCGGTCGGTCGGGTGGCGTTCGGTCGGGGATCGTCTGGTGTGCGGAGGTAGCAGAGCAACAGTTCGTCCAGGCTGGGCCGTTCGCTCTCCCAGGGGCCGTCCAGCGGATCCCCGGTGCGGACCAGGGTGGTCGCCCGGCGCCCGCCGATCCGCTGTTCGACCACCAGGTCGGCCGGGAGCGGGGCGCCCTCGGCGGGTCCGGTGAGCAGCTGGTGTCCGTCCAGGATGTCGTCCAGGCCGCCGGCCAGCCGGATCCGTCCGCCCTGGACGAGCAGCAGGTGGTCGATGACGCCGTCCAGTTCGGGCAGGATGTGCGAGGACACCACGATGGACGTGCCCCGCTCGGCGGCGGCCGACATCAGGGTGCCCATGAGCTGGTGCCGGGCGAGCGGGTCGAGGTCGGCCATCGGCTCGTCGAGCAGCAGCAGGTCGGGGAGCTTGCCCAGGGCGAGTGCCAGGGAGACCCGGGTGCGCTGGCCGCCGGAGAGCGAGCCGATCCGAGACTTGGGTCGCAACTCGCCCTGGTCGACGATCTGTTGGGCCATCTCCTGGTCCCAGGTCGGATTGAGCTCGCGGCCCATCCGCAGCGTCTCGGCGACGGTGAGGCCCGGGTAGAGCGGCTTGTCCTGTGCCACGTAGGCAACCCGGGCGCGCTGGTCCGGTGTGGCCGCCGGTTCGCCGAACACCCGCAACTCTCCCTCGGTGGCATCGAGTTGGCGGGCGGCGAGGGAGAGTAGGGTGCTCTTGCCCGCGCCGTTGGGACCCACCACGCCGCAGATCCGTCCCGCCGGGACGGTGAAGTCGCAGCCGCGCAGCGCCCAGCCGCCCCGGTACTGCCTGCCGAGCCCGGCGGCCTCCAGCGCCGGAGCCATGCTCGTCGGGTCGTCGTTCACCCGGTTCCCCCCACTGTTCTCGGTTCGGTGTCGTCGTCGGTGTCGTCGGTGTCGTCGGTGTTGACCGGAGGACGCCCCCGCTGTCCGTCGGTTCGGTGCCGCCGGGGAGACCCCCGGCGCCCGTCAGTTCGGTGCTGCCGGGGGGACTCCGGTGTCGAAGCGCTGCTCCAATACGGAGGTCATCAGCGCGGCGATGTCTTCGCGTTCCAGCCCGGCCTCCCGGGCCCGGTCCACCCAGCCGACCAGGTCCGCACGCAGCGGCCCGTCGGCCGCCGCCTCCGGCCGGGCGAGCGAGCGCCGGACGAAGGTGCCCAGCCCCGGGCGGGGCTCGACCAGTCCCTCGCGTTCCAGTTCGCGGTACGCCTTCAGCACGGTGTTGGGGTTGATCGCGGTCAGCTCGACCACCTCACGGGCGGTCGGCAGCTTGTCCCCGGGCTGCAGCATCCCGAGCCGCAGCGCCTGCTTGGTCTGCTGCACGATCTGCTGGTACGTGGAGACGCCGCTGCGCCGATCGATGCGGTACTCGATCACACCCGTTGCGGCCTTTCACTAGTTCAATAGTGGAATGGTGACCCACTGCGACGCGCGGGTCAAGCCGGACGGGGGCTGGAGGGGCGGTGGGTTTCCTGGCCAGGGCGCCTGGTCGGAGCTTTGGTGAGAGTGCTTTGGTCGGAGCGCTTGGTCAGGGCGCATGGTCAGGGCGCATGGTCAGGGACGTTTGAGCAGGAGCAGTCCGTCGTGGTCGACCAGCCGCTGGTAGCCGTGGTTCTGGTAGGCCGCCAGCATGCGGGCGGTGGCGGTGGTGGCAAG from Kitasatospora cathayae includes:
- a CDS encoding ABC transporter permease is translated as MSTNVLTDQAKPAPRPMSPERSATPRLRGLLWLSLRQNRALLRTLAALLILVAADLIWIHAVCHHTVGVLRRTGCYSPASWDSPQCWTLLAPINRPNFWYVSVLQPAVTAVPLLIGVFIGAPLLAQEHERGTIRLIRAQSVSPVRWLAARLAVPGLAVLAATGVLAALMSWVWWTDIVHGPVAFDPPFQSFTYPALGVAPVAWSLFALALGVLVGQLTRRTLPAMFLTGALVAITHGLIRWARPSFYPTVDEAAPSDAAQPTNAWLTNREAIMPDGSHISSYACIGTHRCDAATGSWLQYHPSAHLVPIQLVEAGILLALTVLILTTVFRRIRR
- a CDS encoding ABC transporter ATP-binding protein, which gives rise to MNDDPTSMAPALEAAGLGRQYRGGWALRGCDFTVPAGRICGVVGPNGAGKSTLLSLAARQLDATEGELRVFGEPAATPDQRARVAYVAQDKPLYPGLTVAETLRMGRELNPTWDQEMAQQIVDQGELRPKSRIGSLSGGQRTRVSLALALGKLPDLLLLDEPMADLDPLARHQLMGTLMSAAAERGTSIVVSSHILPELDGVIDHLLLVQGGRIRLAGGLDDILDGHQLLTGPAEGAPLPADLVVEQRIGGRRATTLVRTGDPLDGPWESERPSLDELLLCYLRTPDDPRPNATRPTDPQPDDTQQDTTRASSTRPSTTPANDEKAA
- a CDS encoding GntR family transcriptional regulator; the encoded protein is MIEYRIDRRSGVSTYQQIVQQTKQALRLGMLQPGDKLPTAREVVELTAINPNTVLKAYRELEREGLVEPRPGLGTFVRRSLARPEAAADGPLRADLVGWVDRAREAGLEREDIAALMTSVLEQRFDTGVPPAAPN